In Quercus robur chromosome 11, dhQueRobu3.1, whole genome shotgun sequence, the following proteins share a genomic window:
- the LOC126704856 gene encoding putative disease resistance protein At3g14460 — protein MERRRMHNDVLVLDGLEPPPHFESLRIELYMGTRLSPIWMMSLTTLKKLTLSACLKLECLPPLGKLPFLESLVIASTKNVQKVGDEFLGIELEPKNKSKNKKDDYDVVFPNLKFLKFVDLDNWEEWKEIGAAREEVENGTLKNNATSSILEN, from the coding sequence atggaaagaagaagaatgcacAATGATGTATTAGTTTTGGATGGTTTAGAGCCACCTCCACACTTTGAATCTTTAAGAATTGAGCTCTACATGGGCACCCGACTGTCTCCTATTTGGATGATGTCCTTGACTACATTGAAAAAGCTTACTCTTAGTGCATGCTTGAAGCTAGAGTGCTTGCCTCCTCTGGGGAAGCTGCCGTTCCTTGAATCATTAGTGATAGCATCCACGAAAAATGTTCAAAAGGTGGGAGATGAATTTTTGGGAATAGAATTAGAACCCAagaacaaaagcaaaaataagaAAGACGACTATGACGTCGTATTTCCAAATCTGAAATTTCTCAAATTTGTGGATCTGGACAACTGGGAAGAATGGAAAGAGATCGGAGCAGCGAGAGAAGAAGTAGAGAATGGTACTCTTAAGAATAATGCCACGTCTTCAATCCTTGAGAATTAA